From the Vanacampus margaritifer isolate UIUO_Vmar chromosome 14, RoL_Vmar_1.0, whole genome shotgun sequence genome, the window TTTTGATCCGTCTTGTCCGGCTCTCGATATCATCGAAATGACGGCTTGCCCTCAATAATCTCTCAAGgtttaaatacatgtttgaatttaattgaatacagtacagtattataTCAAAACTGTTTTATATCAaggtcaaaaaataaattaatctggCTTGAAATAATTGTCTATATTATATTTTGCTAAATAAATGACATTCTATGTCAAGGTGAATCAGTTTTGCTTCAGACTATGTATTAATGCTGCATtacattgaaaattaaaaataaatttggtaTCTAGTAAGGCACAAggcaaattactttttaaatcaactattaatatttaaaaatcaagtattttttcaaggtgggaaaactattattttgtttgaaattaccttttaatattatatttaactAGATGACAAATGTAATTCAACATTTaatcagatattttttttccaaacttaaAATCCacaacatgaaaatattttagctTGCTATGTGTAGTTATATCGATCAACTTCACTTTATGgtagaaaaaatacatttttattactgtattaaATATTCACTCCTAGGTTATTTTCTGTAGTGCCACAAGGGGGCGATAAAGCATGAAGCGTAGTGTATTTCCACAGTAACGCTGCAGTTCTCCGTTTTAGTTTAATTTGCATGTCTGGAATGCTCCAAATGTGTCATCCACGTGCAACAATTCCTACCCCATTGTCCATGTTAGCGGTGTACGTGATTTATCGCACGGCCTCCTTGTCTTTTGTCCACtgccatattattttttttatcagtggcATTCCACGCATGACTTTTGTTGCGAAAGTGCTTACGGATGTCTTTTCTTGTCAAGACATTCCGACAAGGTTGCATCCTGTGCACCCCCCTACACAGAGACttattcctcctcctcctcatccctAGAGTCTCCTTGGAGGATAGTCCGGATACCTactggaagtgtgtgtgtgttatgaaCTGTTGACTTGACGGCAAAGTTGCAGCAGCAAACACAAACTGTGACGTCATACTTCCTGTTGTGTCTGATATTTCTGAAGAGGGGCACTTCCGGTTCCCTTGAGTCAATTGAAGACTTGATACCACATGAAATCATAAATCATCTGTGAGAGACCCCACACATGAGGGGAAAACGATTATTTACAGCCTCCTCTGGCATACTACCAAGAATCATCGGGCAACCAAACTGCAGTAAAATACAAACAAGTAATAAAAGCTACAATTGCAAAATAAAGGCGTCCGATGTTCGGCATTACTGTCATCGTAAATATCGGAAATGCTTAAAATGTATGATCATTTTCCAAGAAAATTGAGGTGGTTAAATCTTTCTTATCACACCCCATACTACAGAAtatcaataattaaatattaagctACAAAGCCATCAAACACCTTACAGATTTTATTAGACTTTTGcactgaagtgttcggtttaggtgaacggtatgggattttttaataggttttaggtgaactaatgaatacactcacccacatacaaaataaaaaataaaaatatatattaaaaaaataaataaaaataaaaaagagcaatgatgatgacatgtcaaatcagtaaaattaccgaatgaacaatactgagctctccagaaaaaaaaagcttttgtacTGTATGAAGTGCTAgtaaaaatgtgcttttgagaagtatgttttttattatacagtGGAAAGAGGATGTCCCCCGAAAATGTTGAGCTTTCCAGAAATATACGCCATAGAAAAGGAAATAACTATATGCCTATCTAATTAGCATATGAGCTAATGGCAAGAGAAGCACCTGTCGGGCCTCCTCAAATGGTGAGTAGTTTTGTTTAACTTTGAATTAGTGTTGACTTATTACTTTTCTTATTTCAGGTTCGGAGGCACATGAGTGTATAGATGTGTTATGTtatgacctccgccaaggaaatTTTTGTTTGTGAGCATAAGTGCTTGGTGGTGACTGGAGGATTAGAATCATACGATGGagttgtttgcttttgtgaaaaTAGATCGCATCTTCTGACTTGCACAATTTCTACTCATCATTTTTCCACCCTGTCACACTTCCAGTGAAAGTTGACATTCTTACCTCTGTCGTtacaaactgtattgacacttGTAAAGTCATtcagcagtctttttttttttttttccaatggcGCTGTTAGGTATAAAAGGCAATGATTAGAAAGCAAAGTTGGCCACACCCCTTTTCTGCCTATGGAGGTAGTATCAGTACCTTCTCTTGCTTCCTTGGTTGCACTTATTTCCAACCAAAATGCTTTTAGTTGTAGGTGCAGTACCTTCAAACTGAATAAGAAGATTCAAACCCTAAACCTCAAAACTGTGAAGCAGCTGAGCTAAGCCCACTGAtggcaataaaaaaagactGTTGAATCTTGGCGGAGGTGACAGGAAAcgcaaaataacaaacaaacaagagtgttgttattgttttttgtttttttgttgttgttttttttaactacagtgCATCAACAGCTTTGGCAACCTGGCTGAAGACCTCCTCCACCGGAAGTTCAGAGTCCACCTAGGCAGGGCGAGAAAATAATGTCATCAGACAGAGTGATAATATAACAGCGGTAGAATTGAATTGGGAATGAAacctccttctggtgtgcacgctttggccaccagagggcagtatTATATATATGCAGTACATGAATGCTGTAATACGCGAAGATTTGATGATGAAACAGCACAAATAAGAtgcaataatatatatttttttgaagagcaaaaataatattttactaAGAGTATTTCGAAACGCTTTGTATATATCTTTTGTTGCACTGTTTGTATTCCATTATCAGTTGTTTAAAGGTTTATAACTACCATGtattagcattatgctagcgAACTTTAGTAAGACCAGTTTTTGTggttataatataataaacaaaTTGAGCGAGCACCTCTTTTTTTGAAGAACTATTCGCTATCTGCTAGGCTGCACCCTCGGGGAAGGCAAAATAGATATCACCTGCTTCTTCTCAGCACTTTCTTAGAACCCATGCTAGACAAAATCTCACTTGTAGGCACCACTGGGCTAACAAAATGACGCTGCTCACCTTCTTGACGATGCCTCGCTTCTCGTAGAAGGCGATGACGGGCTCGGTGGCCTTGTAGTAGAGGTCCAGTCGCTTTTTGATGGTCTCCTCGTTGTCATCCGAGCGGCCGCTGGTCTCGCCGCGCTTTAGAAGTCTCttgaccatggtctcggatttggcgTCCACGTACAGCAGCAGGCACGGTTTGCCGATCTGGGACCGCACGGACGTCGCCGAGGTTtgtgtgctgctgtttttgttagcaaaaatcGGTCTCAAGGTTTTACCTTCTTCTCAAACTCCTCGCCCTGCTTCAGCTCGCGGGGGTAGCCGTCGATCAGAAAGCCCTTGGACACGTCGGCCTTGGCGATCATGGCGTCCTTGATCATCTCTAGCACCGTGTCCTGCACGCACAACAGCCTCGCTATCagaacatttcaaatatttccctttcttttcaaaaaatgaaaacgttGAGGGTTGTTTGATAAGTTGAAGGTGTGCTCCTCTCACCAGTGGCACCAGCTCTCCCTTCTGCATGATGGCGTGCAGCTGCTTGCCCCTCTCGGAGCCCGAGTCCACCTCGGCGCGGAGCAGGTCCCCGGACGACAAGTGGGTGAAGCCGTACTTTTTCACCACCATCGCGCACTGGGTGCCCTTGCCGGACCCGGGCCCGCCTGGAAATGACAGCGTGTTCAAAAGTGTGCGAGGGCCAAAATTCACACGTGTGCATTATACTTACCAACCACAAAGATGATTTTAGCGTCTTTTATCTTGTctggaaatagaaaaaaaaaaagattgtttaaaTAAAGGACCCATAATTTTCATTGCGAGTATATATTTctataaatagatagatagatagatagatagatagatagatagatagatagatagatagatagatagatagatagatataatgCAATCAGTACAGAAGTTACAAGCTATTGAGCATGGCAAAAAAGCTCCTAGTGGCACcatatttttctaaaatatagaacttaattaaatacataaaaaagcCGGTTTATGATGCATGAATgcaataaataactaaattggTGTGTGTTACAACCAATGCCAAGAGTATAAACTAATAGTAAAATATGTTAATTAAGAAAATCATATAAACTGGAAAACATTTTGGGAATAGTTTAAGTGTTTCAACCCATGCATGTTCCAACCCATGGAAGGAtgctaataaacattttaaaaattaaagctttcttattgatgtttttatatatacataaataaataaaaaggctgttCGTTGGtgcttaaaaatataataaaatcaatcaaatgaATGTTACAGACCACGTCGATCGGAAAAGACTTGCGAGGCGCATAAATTCCCCATGTCTGCAAGTTTGCAACACTTCTTCCTCTTGTATTGTATTGTCTTGGTTACCATGACAACGGCTGGTCACCATGTAAAACTAAACAGCaaatacttgtttttttccaacccACAGAAATTGGGGTACATTTTAGCGGTATTTTCCCCACGAGTGCAATATTgtttataataaaaatgtgagcTTTTGATAATACTTGATGGCTGTATTCTCCAAAatgaccacaagatggcggcagatGTCGCAAAATCAAACAAGCAAGGCGGCCGGTACTTTCCACTCTTCTCCATATatggacaacaacaacacttcCACGCGTCATAAACAGTGACGACACAACATACGGTTATCAAGTGACACGTTTAGGGCGTCATTTACCTGCCATCGTGTTGACTTGAGTTCTTCAACTCcttttcaactaaaacaaaaaacaagaacataTTGATGGTGACATCAACGAAGGAAATGAAATACAGGTGACTGGAAATAGTGCACATCGTCTTGTGAATTTTGAAGGAGCGTGTTGATTTCAAGAcccaaatgcaaaaataaaataacaatggcaGTGTCTTACATTTGGACAGGAACTCTCGTTCATGTGCGTGTTCATCGATCCAAATGAATCCAATCTAAAGAGGTCGGCAAACCCATTGTTTTGCTCGTTGTGCTGGTTTTTGTCGCCCCCCAGAAGACTTTGAAAGAATGAGGAAAGAGGAGGGCCAATTTTGATTGACAAGT encodes:
- the ak1 gene encoding adenylate kinase isoenzyme 1 isoform X2: MADKIKDAKIIFVVGGPGSGKGTQCAMVVKKYGFTHLSSGDLLRAEVDSGSERGKQLHAIMQKGELVPLDTVLEMIKDAMIAKADVSKGFLIDGYPRELKQGEEFEKKIGKPCLLLYVDAKSETMVKRLLKRGETSGRSDDNEETIKKRLDLYYKATEPVIAFYEKRGIVKKVDSELPVEEVFSQVAKAVDAL
- the ak1 gene encoding adenylate kinase isoenzyme 1 isoform X1 — its product is MVTKTIQYKRKKCCKLADMGNLCASQVFSDRRDKIKDAKIIFVVGGPGSGKGTQCAMVVKKYGFTHLSSGDLLRAEVDSGSERGKQLHAIMQKGELVPLDTVLEMIKDAMIAKADVSKGFLIDGYPRELKQGEEFEKKIGKPCLLLYVDAKSETMVKRLLKRGETSGRSDDNEETIKKRLDLYYKATEPVIAFYEKRGIVKKVDSELPVEEVFSQVAKAVDAL